One window of Pseudochaenichthys georgianus chromosome 18, fPseGeo1.2, whole genome shotgun sequence genomic DNA carries:
- the LOC117463682 gene encoding uncharacterized protein gives MSSSSKREREQRRKLQHFLNDLALLGSLQGFKYFQPWLRGKEELLLTVVNEDLGFRSPGFVVSRASSLSSISSCNSSDVSPSSSSPSLGSRGSSPLPGEEPPGPREPPPHTHTKTQPQTVREPCSEEHLLPASPSEREIAVPEVNCTLFLLAGYVKYGRPYAWIRSNHERLVNIGGTDSMVKDTPMKLKSISDWQTRGIRVWDVISELVCLCTVPSPSNPFALDMRYIQNLPFPDRFLVTGALLNFLDTYVVYGNRDELHYDKVVEEVKPLRRLHVQSLLELQRQREGSSGEE, from the exons ATGAGCAGCAGCAGT AAACGAGAGAGGGAGCAGAGGAGGAAGCTGCAGCACTTTCTGAATGACCTGGCCTTACTCGGGTCTTTACAG gGATTTAAATACTTCCAGCCTTGGCTCAGAGGGAAAGAGGAGCTGCTGCTGACCGTCGTTAACGAGGATCTG GGTTTTCGCTCTCCAGGCTTCGTGGTCTCCAGagcctcctccctctcctccatcAGCAGCTGTAACAGCAGCGATGTCTCCCCCAGCAGCAGCTCCCCCAGCCTGGGCAGCCGAGGCAGCTCTCCCCTGCCTGGAGAGGAACCTCCGGGCCCCCGGGAGCctccgccacacacacacaccaagacgCAGCCACAGACTGTCAG GGAGCCTTGCAGTGAGGAGCATCTCCTCCCAGCCTCCCCCAGTGAGAGAGAGATAGCGGTTCCT GAGGTGAACTGCACTCTGTTCCTACTGGCCGGCTACGTGAAGTACGGACGGCCCTACGCCTGGATCCGCTCCAATCACGAGCGCCTGGTCAACATCGGGGGCACCGACTCCATGGTCAAAGACACGCCCATGAAACTCAAGTCCATCTCAGACTGGCAGACGCGAG GTATTCGCGTGTGGGATGTCATCAGCGAGCTTGTGTGTCTGTGCACCGTCCCCTCTCCCTCCAACCCCTTCGCTCTGGACATGCGCTACATCCAAAACCTTCCCTTCCCCGACCGCTTCCTGGTCACAGGCGCTCTCCTTAACTTCCTGGATACGTATGTGGTTTACGGTAACCGGGACGAGTTGCACTATGACAAAG TGGTGGAAGAGGTGAAGCCTTTGAGGCGTCTTCACGTCCAATCCCTGCTGGAGTTACAGCGACAAAGGGAGGGCTCTTCTGGAGAGGAGTGA
- the LOC117463684 gene encoding low density lipoprotein receptor adapter protein 1, with protein sequence MKLWPDQSSGCNYAPFVEERWKSGRGSKEDQLTSGDHTSANISPKSSLKRTMSLSTFQLMQTLKNSPAALRRRFRRDRTESLSHGDPLFKVHYLGTEKIFSLDREQAQDAISHLLEGVSNRKKLSKDHALVVRPRYVEVKELSTGRQLTKTYLQDIAYCAADANLPNVFLYICKHQGQQLQCRVFWCSRAERARDMTACLAHSFQRALSDFQQEGSAAPQPGEGKGKLAEESVNATANTKSCTLPASLGKVRWKKRGSVSRSPLRAITRRGSASDSWN encoded by the exons ATGAAACTGTGGCCAG ATCAAAGCAGTGGATGCAACTACGCTCCATTCGTAGAAGAAAGGTGGAAGAGTGGGAGAGGCTCTAAAGAGGACCAGCTGACCTCTGGTGATCACACCTCTGCCAACATTTCCCCCAAATCCAGCCTGAAGCGCACCATGTCGCTCAGCACGTTTCAGCTCATGCAGACCCTCAAGAACTCTCCGGCTGCGCTACGTCGCCGCTTTCGCCGCGACCGCACGGAGTCTCTATCCCACGGAGACCCTCTCTTTAAGGTCCACTACCTGGGCACGGAGAAGATCTTCTCTCTGGACCGAGAGCAGGCCCAGGACGCTATTAGCCACCTGCTGGAAGGTGTTTCAAACAGGAAGAAGCTCAGCAAAGATCACGCCCTGGTGGTGCGGCCGAGATACGTGGAGGTCAAGGAGCTGAGTACAGGTCGGCAGCTGACGAAGACGTACCTGCAAGACATCGCGTACTGTGCGGCGGACGCAAACCTGCCCAATGTCTTCCTGTACATCTGCAAGCACCAGGGGCAGCAGCTGCAGTGCCGGGTGTTCTGGTGCAGCCGGGCGGAGCGGGCGCGGGACATGACGGCGTGTCTGGCGCATTCTTTCCAACGAGCGCTGAGCGACTTCCAGCAGGAGGGGTCGGCCGCGCCGCAGCCCGGAGAGGGGAAGGGGAAACTGGCAGAGGAGTCGGTGAACGCCACCGCCAACACCAAGAGCTGCACGCTACCGGCCAGTCTGGGAAAAG TTCGCTGGAAGAAGAGGGGCTCCGTGTCTCGCAGCCCCCTCAGAGCCATCACCAGAAGAGGGTCTGCCTCTGACAGCTGGAACTGA